A single region of the Mechercharimyces sp. CAU 1602 genome encodes:
- a CDS encoding bifunctional 3-deoxy-7-phosphoheptulonate synthase/chorismate mutase: MSEHQLNSLRKELDRINLELLALMNERAKIVKEIGEMKTRQGVMKYDPVRERKMLDDLVRHNEGPFEDGSVRHLFKEIFKASLNLQGEEEKKALLVSRKRKSHDTVVTVGNNTIGEPNKQVIAGPCSVESKEQVRQVAASLAQQGVSFLRGGAFKPRTSPYDFQGLGEEGLRILREVADEFKLNVVSEIVNPGDIEMATKYVDMIQIGARNMQNFDLLKEAGKVNTPVFLKRGMAATIEELLFAAEYIVSRGNEQVILCERGIRTYEKWTRNTLDISAVPILKQESHLPVIVDITHSTGRRDILLPVARAALAAGADGIMVEVHPDPSVALSDANQQIDIPTFEHFISELL, translated from the coding sequence GTGAGTGAACACCAGTTAAATAGTTTGAGAAAAGAATTGGATCGAATTAATCTAGAACTTTTAGCTTTGATGAACGAACGAGCTAAGATTGTAAAAGAGATTGGGGAGATGAAGACACGGCAAGGAGTGATGAAATACGATCCTGTTCGTGAACGCAAGATGCTCGATGATCTCGTCCGCCACAATGAAGGCCCATTTGAAGATGGAAGTGTTCGTCATTTGTTTAAGGAGATTTTTAAAGCTTCTCTCAATCTTCAAGGGGAAGAGGAAAAGAAAGCGTTGTTGGTAAGCCGTAAGCGCAAATCTCATGATACGGTTGTCACGGTAGGTAATAATACCATCGGAGAACCTAATAAGCAAGTGATTGCGGGACCGTGTTCAGTTGAATCAAAAGAACAAGTTCGTCAGGTTGCTGCGAGTCTTGCGCAGCAGGGAGTAAGCTTTTTACGGGGAGGCGCTTTCAAACCTCGTACTTCTCCATATGACTTCCAGGGGTTAGGAGAAGAAGGTCTGCGAATCTTACGCGAAGTGGCCGATGAGTTTAAATTGAATGTCGTAAGCGAGATTGTAAATCCAGGTGATATTGAGATGGCGACCAAATACGTTGATATGATTCAAATTGGTGCGCGCAATATGCAAAACTTTGATCTGCTTAAGGAAGCGGGAAAAGTAAATACTCCTGTCTTTTTGAAAAGAGGGATGGCGGCCACGATTGAGGAGTTACTGTTTGCTGCGGAATATATTGTGTCACGCGGAAATGAACAAGTGATTTTATGTGAACGTGGGATTCGCACATACGAAAAATGGACACGCAATACCCTGGATATTTCTGCTGTACCCATTTTGAAGCAGGAAAGTCACCTTCCTGTAATTGTTGATATTACGCATTCAACTGGTCGACGTGATATATTGCTTCCCGTTGCGAGAGCAGCATTAGCGGCAGGGGCAGATGGTATAATGGTAGAGGTGCACCCTGATCCTTCCGTCGCATTATCTGATGCAAATCAACAAATCGATATTCCTACCTTTGAACACTTTATATCTGAACTTCTCTAG